One region of Anaeromyxobacter paludicola genomic DNA includes:
- a CDS encoding DUF4442 domain-containing protein: MQKLADLLGPPRFLKLLSLYPPYLGAGVRVLQAEADLSRVEVEMRLTRWNRNFVGTHFGGSLYSMCDPFFMIMLMSRIGPRYVVWDKAAEVEFVRPGRGTVRAVFELPAQRVEEIRRGADEGRKVLPRFTVVVRDLEGQPVARVEKTLYVRLRDRAAATADAPSPALPR; encoded by the coding sequence ATGCAGAAGCTCGCCGACCTCCTCGGCCCGCCGCGGTTCCTGAAGCTCCTCTCCCTCTACCCGCCCTACCTCGGCGCCGGCGTGCGCGTGCTGCAGGCCGAGGCCGACCTCTCGCGGGTGGAGGTGGAGATGCGGCTCACCCGCTGGAACCGGAACTTCGTCGGCACCCACTTCGGCGGCTCGCTCTACTCGATGTGCGACCCGTTCTTCATGATCATGCTGATGAGCCGCATCGGCCCGCGCTACGTGGTCTGGGACAAGGCGGCCGAGGTGGAGTTCGTCCGGCCCGGGCGCGGCACGGTGCGCGCGGTCTTCGAGCTCCCCGCGCAGCGGGTGGAGGAGATCCGGCGCGGCGCCGACGAGGGGCGCAAGGTGCTGCCCCGCTTCACGGTGGTGGTGCGCGACCTCGAGGGGCAGCCGGTGGCCCGGGTGGAGAAGACGCTCTACGTGCGGCTCAGGGATCGGGCGGCGGCGACGGCGGACGCCCCCTCCCCCGCCCTCCCCCGCTGA
- a CDS encoding ATP-binding protein yields the protein MPDQPKSSCPLCDGAGYVVDQVLGSTARARRCTCQSVCPRCKGTGYTLVPSGETALAQECACRHTDARLAIFNQIGIPAAVATASFESFRNWSQDHAAARAVAEDFARKFRQDRPTKGFLLYGRPGAGKTHLLAATLRYLALEKGIASRYVEFMLLLSDMKAGFSANRSHMEILGPLIRVPVLVIDELGKERGTDWERSMLDELISRRFNSGLSTLFATNYFIERKAQKPAPGTRVDPRSPEFLREQESLTLSERVGDRIYSRLNEMCAFVKLDPGTDFRKDRFGSGSGDKKFW from the coding sequence ATGCCCGACCAGCCGAAGAGCTCCTGCCCCCTCTGCGACGGCGCCGGCTACGTGGTGGACCAGGTGCTGGGCTCGACCGCCCGCGCCCGCCGCTGCACCTGCCAGAGCGTCTGCCCCCGCTGCAAGGGGACCGGCTACACGCTCGTCCCGTCCGGCGAGACCGCGCTCGCGCAGGAGTGCGCCTGCCGCCACACCGACGCCCGGCTCGCGATCTTCAACCAGATCGGGATCCCGGCCGCGGTCGCCACCGCCTCCTTCGAGAGCTTCCGCAACTGGTCGCAGGACCACGCCGCCGCGCGCGCCGTCGCCGAGGACTTCGCCCGCAAGTTCCGGCAGGACCGGCCCACCAAGGGCTTCCTCCTCTACGGCCGCCCCGGCGCCGGCAAGACCCACCTCCTCGCCGCCACCCTGCGCTACCTCGCGCTCGAGAAGGGGATCGCGAGCCGCTACGTCGAGTTCATGCTGCTCCTCTCCGACATGAAGGCCGGCTTCTCGGCCAACCGGAGCCACATGGAGATCCTCGGGCCGCTCATCCGCGTCCCGGTGCTGGTCATCGACGAGCTCGGCAAGGAGCGCGGCACCGACTGGGAGCGGTCGATGCTCGACGAGCTCATCAGCCGCCGCTTCAACTCCGGCCTCTCCACCCTCTTCGCCACCAACTACTTCATCGAGCGCAAGGCGCAGAAGCCCGCGCCGGGCACGCGCGTGGACCCCCGCTCGCCCGAGTTCCTGCGCGAGCAGGAGAGCCTCACCCTCTCCGAGCGCGTCGGCGACCGCATCTACTCGCGCCTCAACGAGATGTGCGCGTTCGTGAAGCTCGACCCCGGCACCGACTTCCGCAAGGACCGGTTCGGCAGCGGCTCGGGCGACAAGAAGTTCTGGTGA
- a CDS encoding alpha/beta fold hydrolase gives MPIATLPASPHAPAARPARIAYRSVGEGPPVLFLHGGWGAGAYPLDGALEALAPSFRVIVPDRTGFGGSTPTPGLVDGFHRAAAGETALLLDALELPEVAVWGHSDGAVIAAWLAIDRPERVRAVVLEAGHFTGHKPGSLEFFRAGLEPEGLPESLQAALARDHGEARWRKVVRAGAEAWLRILERGRAGDADLFGGRLPEVGAPALLLHGDADPRTEPGELARAQAALPAAEVKLLAGVGHAPHCSRRGSVEAIAALSGFLARASGGAGRSPAPDPR, from the coding sequence GTGCCCATCGCCACCCTGCCCGCCTCGCCCCACGCGCCCGCGGCGCGGCCCGCGCGGATCGCCTACCGGAGCGTCGGCGAGGGGCCGCCGGTGCTGTTCCTGCACGGGGGCTGGGGCGCCGGCGCCTACCCGCTCGACGGCGCCCTCGAGGCGCTCGCGCCGTCGTTCCGGGTGATCGTCCCCGACCGGACCGGCTTCGGCGGCTCGACGCCCACGCCGGGGCTGGTGGACGGCTTCCACCGCGCCGCCGCCGGGGAGACCGCGCTCCTGCTCGACGCGCTGGAGCTGCCGGAGGTGGCGGTCTGGGGCCACAGCGACGGCGCGGTGATCGCGGCCTGGCTCGCCATCGACCGCCCGGAGCGGGTGCGCGCGGTGGTCCTCGAGGCCGGCCACTTCACCGGCCACAAGCCGGGCTCGCTCGAGTTCTTCCGCGCCGGCCTCGAGCCGGAGGGGCTGCCGGAGTCCTTGCAGGCCGCGCTGGCCCGCGACCACGGCGAGGCGCGCTGGCGCAAGGTGGTCCGCGCGGGGGCCGAGGCCTGGCTGCGGATCCTGGAGCGCGGCCGGGCCGGGGACGCCGACCTCTTCGGCGGGCGCCTCCCGGAGGTGGGGGCGCCGGCGCTCCTCCTCCACGGCGACGCCGACCCGCGCACCGAGCCGGGCGAGCTCGCGCGGGCGCAGGCGGCCCTCCCCGCCGCCGAGGTGAAGCTCCTCGCCGGCGTGGGCCACGCGCCGCACTGCAGCCGCAGGGGGAGCGTGGAGGCGATCGCCGCGCTCTCGGGCTTCCTCGCGAGGGCCTCCGGAGGGGCCGGACGGAGCCCCGCTCCCGACCCGCGCTAG
- a CDS encoding O-acetyl-ADP-ribose deacetylase, which translates to MPSFLDGRLEILHADITRLEVDAIVNAANPTLLGGGGVDGAIHRAAGPELLAECRTLGGARPGEVKVTGGYRLPARFVFHAVGPVWRREEEPAPGEEAPEDRILARCYGESLRLAAERELASLAFPAISTGVYGFPKARAARIALAQVREGLSRLEPLRRVILCCFSEADQALQEREAAALLALR; encoded by the coding sequence ATGCCCAGCTTCCTCGACGGCCGCCTCGAGATCCTGCACGCCGACATCACCCGCCTCGAGGTGGACGCCATCGTGAACGCCGCCAACCCGACGCTGCTCGGCGGCGGCGGCGTGGACGGCGCCATCCACCGGGCCGCCGGCCCGGAGCTGCTGGCCGAGTGCCGCACGCTCGGCGGGGCGCGCCCGGGCGAGGTGAAGGTGACGGGCGGCTACCGGCTCCCGGCCCGCTTCGTCTTCCACGCCGTCGGCCCGGTCTGGCGGCGGGAGGAGGAGCCCGCGCCGGGCGAGGAGGCGCCGGAGGATCGGATCCTCGCCCGCTGCTACGGCGAGAGCCTGCGGCTCGCGGCCGAGCGCGAGCTCGCGAGCCTCGCGTTTCCCGCCATCTCGACCGGCGTCTACGGGTTCCCGAAGGCGCGCGCCGCCCGGATCGCGCTCGCCCAGGTGCGGGAGGGGCTCTCGCGCCTCGAGCCCCTGCGCCGGGTGATCCTCTGCTGCTTCTCCGAGGCCGACCAGGCGCTGCAGGAGCGCGAGGCGGCGGCGCTGCTGGCCCTCCGGTGA
- a CDS encoding DUF4340 domain-containing protein — MKARARSAALTLALAAVAAALIAAAVLIVGREDRAEQARKDAAERLFPFAPAEVEEVALASERGEVAVARAGQGWRVLRPVPGPADDGAVDLLVERLATLRRKAEVAPGAEADAAPARFGLDHPFLTVTARLRGGRTETLAVGRENGFDGSHFARVAKGPVVLIAPSDRHLLDRSPEELAAKRPVPAPTPPSHQ; from the coding sequence ATGAAGGCCCGCGCCCGCTCCGCCGCGCTCACCCTGGCGCTCGCCGCGGTCGCCGCGGCCCTGATCGCCGCCGCCGTGCTGATCGTCGGCCGGGAGGACCGCGCCGAGCAGGCCCGCAAGGACGCCGCCGAGCGGCTCTTCCCGTTCGCGCCGGCGGAGGTGGAGGAGGTGGCGCTCGCCTCGGAGCGCGGCGAGGTGGCGGTGGCCCGCGCCGGCCAGGGCTGGAGGGTGCTGCGACCCGTCCCCGGCCCCGCCGACGACGGCGCGGTGGACCTGCTGGTGGAGCGGCTCGCCACCCTCCGCCGCAAGGCCGAGGTGGCGCCCGGCGCCGAGGCCGACGCGGCCCCCGCCCGCTTCGGCCTGGACCACCCCTTCCTCACCGTCACCGCCCGGCTGCGCGGCGGGCGCACCGAGACGCTGGCCGTGGGCCGCGAGAACGGCTTCGACGGCAGCCACTTCGCCCGCGTCGCGAAGGGGCCGGTGGTGCTCATCGCGCCCTCCGACCGGCACCTCCTCGACCGGAGCCCCGAGGAGCTGGCCGCGAAGCGGCCGGTCCCGGCCCCGACGCCCCCCTCCCACCAATAG
- a CDS encoding GldG family protein: protein MKKNVWSRVLSALGLMLLLSTFVTFLFGNTQLVAAKALLGLAGIAAGLALSESGGARRFFTGRAAHFGFFTGVSALCVVALLGTANWLAYRRPHTWDLTKNQLFTLSEDTVRTLRGLPVEVSALAFYRQDEPDYPAAQDLLRRYAALSPRFTWRLVDPYRSPELVKQYGITDTGPRLVVTAQGAKGDARVRQPTEQELTNAVVKLTRGGEKKLYFVQGHGEPDPRDEGQKGYGVATRSLESEGIEVGTLVLLERAQVPADAAAVIVAGAKKPLLAPELKALQDYAARGGHLGVFLEPAVDAGLGPLLASFGVEADDDIVLDPSPVAQLFGGTALTPMVQPTQRHPITRDIAQTALAFPTTRSLVALTGARSAPTPLALSGRESWGETDLKGLFSTGAEQDEGEKRGPLPVAMAAARPPEAQDGRRSAEARLVVAGSSAFFANQYQQLLGNLDFFLNAASWLAEREDRITIRPKGREATTLFLTEAQVTMLKFLTIDVLPVSLLGLGLAVWLVRRGK, encoded by the coding sequence GTGAAGAAGAACGTCTGGTCGCGGGTGCTGTCGGCGCTGGGGCTCATGCTGCTCCTCAGCACCTTCGTCACCTTCCTCTTCGGCAACACCCAGCTCGTGGCGGCGAAGGCGCTGCTCGGGCTCGCCGGCATCGCCGCCGGCCTGGCGCTCTCGGAGTCGGGCGGCGCGCGCCGGTTCTTCACCGGCCGGGCGGCGCACTTCGGCTTCTTCACCGGCGTCTCGGCGCTGTGCGTGGTGGCCCTCCTCGGCACCGCCAACTGGCTCGCCTACAGGCGCCCGCACACCTGGGACCTCACGAAGAACCAGCTCTTCACGCTCTCCGAGGACACCGTCCGCACCCTGCGCGGGCTGCCGGTGGAGGTCTCGGCGCTCGCCTTCTACCGGCAGGACGAGCCCGACTACCCCGCCGCCCAGGACCTGCTGCGCCGGTACGCCGCCCTGTCGCCGCGCTTCACCTGGCGGCTCGTCGACCCGTACCGCAGCCCCGAGCTCGTGAAGCAGTACGGCATCACCGACACCGGCCCGCGCCTCGTCGTGACCGCCCAGGGGGCCAAGGGCGACGCGCGGGTGCGCCAGCCCACCGAGCAGGAGCTGACCAACGCCGTGGTGAAGCTCACCCGCGGGGGCGAGAAGAAGCTCTACTTCGTGCAGGGGCACGGCGAGCCCGACCCGCGCGACGAGGGGCAGAAGGGGTACGGCGTCGCCACCCGCTCCCTCGAGAGCGAGGGGATCGAGGTCGGGACCCTGGTGCTCCTCGAGCGGGCGCAGGTCCCCGCCGACGCCGCCGCCGTGATCGTCGCCGGGGCGAAGAAGCCGCTGCTCGCCCCGGAGCTGAAGGCGCTCCAGGACTACGCGGCGCGGGGCGGCCACCTGGGCGTCTTCCTCGAGCCGGCCGTGGACGCCGGGCTCGGCCCGCTCCTCGCCTCCTTCGGCGTGGAGGCCGACGACGACATCGTGCTCGACCCCTCGCCGGTGGCGCAGCTCTTCGGCGGCACCGCCCTCACGCCGATGGTGCAGCCCACGCAGCGCCACCCCATCACCCGCGACATCGCCCAGACCGCGCTCGCCTTCCCCACCACCCGGTCGCTCGTCGCGCTCACCGGCGCGAGGTCCGCGCCCACGCCGCTCGCGCTCTCCGGCCGCGAGTCCTGGGGCGAGACCGATCTCAAGGGGCTCTTCTCCACCGGCGCCGAGCAGGACGAGGGGGAGAAGCGCGGGCCGCTCCCCGTCGCCATGGCCGCCGCGAGGCCGCCCGAGGCGCAGGACGGCCGGCGCTCCGCCGAGGCGCGCCTCGTGGTCGCCGGCAGCTCCGCCTTCTTCGCGAACCAGTACCAGCAGCTCCTCGGCAACCTCGACTTCTTCCTCAACGCCGCGAGCTGGCTCGCAGAGCGCGAGGACCGGATCACCATCCGGCCCAAGGGGCGCGAGGCGACCACCCTCTTCCTCACCGAGGCGCAGGTCACGATGCTGAAGTTCCTCACCATCGACGTCCTGCCGGTCTCCCTGCTCGGCCTCGGCCTCGCCGTCTGGCTCGTCCGCCGGGGGAAGTAG
- a CDS encoding acyl--CoA ligase family protein — translation MELPLFQKLWARPEPAAQPVHRALLTPLSFLEHSLHVFPDKLAVVDGARRFTYRELGERVYRLATALQRAGVRKGDRVAVLSPNATEVLEAHYGVPQLGAVLVAINVRLSPSEVVAILRHSGARVLLADPALEEQVAAARREADLSLLVWTGEGGARDPAWGEIGYERLLATGSPEPFTPAVDDEDQTISINYTSGTTGQPKGVMYTHRGAYLNALGEIVEAGLEPESVYLWTLPMFHCNGWCFTWAVTAAGARHVVVPKVEPARVFELVAGEGVTHLCGAPTVLVMIQAEAPSPDYRFPRPLRAVTAGAPPPPSVIARMESLGAVITHVYGLTETYGPHAVCKWKAEWNAEGLEQRAALKARQGVGYLTSPELRVVDEELRDVPADGETLGEIVMRGNNVTKGYFRDPEGTAVAFRGGWFHSGDLGVMHPDGYVELRDRKKDVIISGGENISTVEVEKVLYFHPAVLEAAVIGIPDEKWGEVPKAFVTLRSGREASEKELIGYCREHLAHFKCPKRVEFGPLPKTSTGKVQKFKLREKEWAGHRKRIH, via the coding sequence ATGGAACTGCCCCTCTTCCAGAAGCTCTGGGCCCGGCCGGAGCCGGCGGCCCAGCCCGTCCACCGCGCCCTCCTGACCCCGCTCTCCTTCCTCGAGCACAGCCTGCACGTCTTCCCGGACAAGCTCGCGGTGGTGGACGGCGCGCGCCGGTTCACCTACCGCGAGCTGGGCGAGCGCGTGTACCGGCTCGCCACCGCGCTGCAGCGGGCCGGCGTGCGCAAGGGCGATCGCGTGGCGGTGCTCTCGCCCAACGCGACCGAGGTGCTCGAGGCCCACTACGGCGTCCCGCAGCTCGGGGCGGTGCTCGTGGCCATCAACGTGCGGCTCTCGCCGTCCGAGGTGGTGGCGATCCTGCGCCACAGCGGCGCGCGCGTGCTCCTCGCCGACCCCGCGCTCGAGGAGCAGGTGGCGGCGGCGCGGCGCGAGGCCGACCTGTCGCTCCTGGTCTGGACCGGCGAGGGCGGCGCGCGCGACCCGGCGTGGGGCGAGATCGGCTACGAGCGGCTCCTCGCCACCGGCTCGCCCGAGCCGTTCACCCCGGCGGTGGACGACGAGGACCAGACGATCTCCATCAACTACACGAGCGGCACCACCGGGCAGCCGAAGGGCGTGATGTACACGCACCGCGGCGCCTACCTGAACGCGCTCGGCGAGATCGTCGAGGCCGGGCTCGAGCCGGAGAGCGTCTACCTCTGGACGCTGCCCATGTTCCACTGCAACGGCTGGTGCTTCACCTGGGCGGTCACCGCGGCCGGCGCGCGCCACGTGGTCGTCCCCAAGGTCGAGCCGGCGCGCGTGTTCGAGCTCGTGGCCGGAGAGGGCGTGACGCACCTCTGCGGCGCGCCGACCGTGCTCGTCATGATCCAGGCCGAGGCGCCGTCGCCCGACTACCGGTTCCCGCGCCCGCTCCGGGCGGTCACCGCCGGCGCCCCGCCGCCGCCGTCGGTGATCGCGCGCATGGAGTCGCTCGGGGCGGTGATCACCCACGTCTACGGCCTCACCGAGACCTACGGCCCCCACGCCGTCTGCAAGTGGAAGGCGGAGTGGAACGCCGAGGGGCTGGAGCAGCGGGCCGCGCTGAAGGCGCGCCAGGGCGTGGGCTACCTCACCTCGCCCGAGCTGCGGGTGGTGGACGAGGAGCTGCGCGACGTCCCCGCGGACGGCGAGACCCTGGGCGAGATCGTGATGCGCGGCAACAACGTGACCAAGGGCTACTTCCGCGATCCCGAGGGGACCGCCGTCGCCTTCCGCGGCGGCTGGTTCCACTCCGGCGACCTCGGGGTCATGCACCCCGACGGCTACGTCGAGCTGCGCGACCGGAAGAAGGACGTCATCATCAGCGGTGGCGAGAACATCTCCACGGTCGAGGTGGAGAAGGTCCTCTACTTCCACCCGGCGGTGCTCGAGGCGGCGGTGATCGGCATCCCCGACGAGAAGTGGGGCGAGGTGCCGAAGGCCTTCGTGACCCTGCGCTCCGGCCGCGAGGCGAGCGAGAAGGAGCTCATCGGCTACTGCCGCGAGCACCTCGCCCACTTCAAGTGCCCCAAGCGCGTGGAGTTCGGGCCGCTGCCCAAGACCTCCACCGGCAAGGTGCAGAAGTTCAAGCTCCGCGAGAAGGAGTGGGCGGGGCACCGGAAGCGGATCCACTGA
- the rpoZ gene encoding DNA-directed RNA polymerase subunit omega, translating to MARVTVEDCLPLVDNRFALVLLATKRTRQLMAGARPLLPQTKNKPSVLSLREIATGKVRFDRSVRDALSGKFDEEKVSIGAGQTRTLK from the coding sequence ATGGCCCGCGTCACCGTCGAAGACTGCCTCCCGCTGGTGGACAACCGCTTCGCGCTCGTCCTGCTCGCCACCAAGCGGACCCGCCAGCTCATGGCCGGCGCGCGCCCCCTCCTGCCGCAGACCAAGAACAAGCCCTCGGTCCTCTCGCTGCGCGAGATCGCGACCGGCAAGGTCCGCTTCGACCGCTCCGTCCGCGACGCCCTCTCCGGCAAGTTCGACGAGGAGAAGGTGAGCATCGGGGCCGGCCAGACCCGCACGCTGAAGTAG
- a CDS encoding ABC transporter permease, which translates to MKGALAVARKELAVYFSTPLAWVVFMVVAFFAAQFFVGSLDAWRYLSLRAMEAQEPGVLERMNVTDLVVARVLGSTGVFVVVAAPFLSMRLIAEEKRARTFELLLTAPVRPFAIVLGKYLAALGVLTAALAIVAVFPGLLALFARGAQGGSGIEWATVATGFLGLFLLGAMALAVGMFVSSLTESVVVAALVSLLLLLALWVVTLFGVGAEGPVRELTLALSASEHLTPFLQGRIELKDLTYYLSFVALGLYLTDRAVEAQRWA; encoded by the coding sequence GTGAAGGGGGCGCTCGCGGTGGCGAGGAAGGAGCTCGCCGTCTACTTCTCCACCCCGCTCGCCTGGGTGGTGTTCATGGTGGTGGCGTTCTTCGCCGCCCAGTTCTTCGTCGGCTCGCTCGACGCCTGGCGCTACCTCTCGCTCCGGGCGATGGAGGCGCAGGAGCCGGGCGTCCTCGAGCGGATGAACGTCACCGACCTGGTCGTCGCCCGCGTGCTCGGCTCCACCGGCGTCTTCGTGGTGGTGGCCGCCCCGTTCCTCTCGATGCGGCTCATCGCCGAGGAGAAGCGGGCCCGCACCTTCGAGCTGCTCCTCACCGCGCCGGTCCGCCCCTTCGCCATCGTGCTCGGCAAGTACCTCGCCGCGCTCGGCGTCCTCACCGCCGCGCTCGCCATCGTGGCCGTCTTCCCCGGCCTGCTGGCGCTCTTCGCGCGGGGCGCCCAGGGCGGGTCCGGGATCGAGTGGGCCACCGTCGCCACCGGCTTCCTCGGGCTCTTCCTGCTCGGGGCGATGGCCCTCGCCGTCGGGATGTTCGTCTCGTCGCTCACCGAGTCGGTGGTGGTGGCGGCGCTGGTCTCGCTCCTCCTGCTCCTGGCGCTCTGGGTGGTGACCCTCTTCGGCGTCGGCGCCGAGGGGCCGGTCCGCGAGCTCACCCTCGCCCTCTCCGCCTCCGAGCACCTCACGCCCTTCCTGCAGGGGCGGATCGAGCTCAAGGATCTCACCTACTACCTGTCCTTCGTGGCGCTCGGGCTCTACCTCACCGACCGCGCCGTCGAGGCGCAGCGCTGGGCCTAG
- a CDS encoding ABC transporter ATP-binding protein: MIEVSNLTKRYRDLTAVDGLSFTVGKGEVVGFLGPNGAGKSTTMRILTGFLPATSGTARVAGFDVFEEPLEVKRRIGYLPESPPVYVDLTVRAYLRFCAELKQLPRARVPGEVDRVAARTGVDGVMDRVIGNLSKGYRQRVGLAQALLGDPEVLVLDEPTVGLDPLQIREVRTLIRSLAGKHTVILSTHILPEVAMTCEKVLVVNRGRLVDYDTLGGLIEKHLPGRKVTLDDIAFLEEIYGKLVEAPPAGAAGEVRP; the protein is encoded by the coding sequence ATGATCGAAGTCTCGAACCTGACGAAGCGCTACCGCGACCTCACCGCGGTCGACGGCCTCTCGTTCACCGTCGGCAAGGGCGAGGTGGTCGGCTTCCTCGGCCCCAACGGCGCCGGGAAGTCCACCACCATGCGGATCCTCACCGGCTTCCTGCCGGCCACGAGCGGCACCGCCCGCGTCGCCGGCTTCGACGTCTTCGAGGAGCCGCTCGAGGTGAAGCGGCGGATCGGCTACCTGCCGGAGAGCCCGCCCGTGTACGTGGACCTCACCGTCCGCGCCTACCTGCGCTTCTGCGCCGAGCTGAAGCAGCTCCCGCGCGCGAGGGTGCCGGGCGAGGTGGACCGGGTGGCCGCCCGCACCGGCGTGGACGGGGTGATGGACCGGGTGATCGGCAACCTCTCCAAGGGCTACCGCCAGCGCGTGGGGCTGGCGCAGGCGCTGCTGGGCGACCCGGAGGTGCTGGTGCTCGACGAGCCGACCGTGGGGCTCGACCCCCTGCAGATCCGGGAGGTGCGGACCCTCATCCGCTCGCTGGCCGGGAAGCACACCGTGATCCTCTCCACGCACATCCTCCCGGAGGTGGCGATGACCTGCGAGAAGGTGCTGGTGGTGAACCGGGGGCGGCTCGTGGACTACGACACCCTCGGCGGCCTCATCGAGAAGCACCTCCCCGGCCGGAAGGTGACGCTCGACGACATCGCCTTCCTCGAGGAGATCTACGGGAAGCTGGTGGAGGCCCCGCCGGCGGGCGCCGCCGGGGAGGTGCGGCCGTGA
- a CDS encoding aspartate kinase, whose product MPTVVQKYGGSSVADVEKIRKVAERVAARAADGTRVCVVVSAMGDTTDELLSLAKQVSGAPPRRELDMLLTAGERISMALLSMALQERGVPAISFTGSQSGILTTADHASARVLEVRPFRVEQALAQGKVVIVAGFQGVSRETKEVTTLGRGGSDTTAVALAAALSADCEIYSDVAGVYSADPRVVPEARRLERLGYEEMQELAAAGAKVLNAQAVEFAKEKGIAIHARSTFGGPEETVVGPGASAERIAGVASQADLALVSLPPARMPQALALLERHGAVAAEVHLQRDRALLALSKENVHGFQALADELARELPEARLDAEGLGAVSVVGTGLGGSHRVLREVANALAELKAAPRALVATPLRVTAWCDAAALPVLVRGLHVRLIG is encoded by the coding sequence ATGCCCACGGTGGTGCAGAAGTACGGCGGCTCGTCGGTGGCGGACGTCGAGAAGATCCGGAAGGTGGCGGAGCGGGTGGCGGCGCGGGCGGCCGACGGGACGCGGGTCTGCGTGGTGGTCTCCGCCATGGGCGACACCACCGACGAGCTCCTCTCGCTGGCGAAGCAGGTGTCGGGCGCGCCGCCGCGGCGCGAGCTCGACATGCTCCTCACCGCCGGCGAGCGGATCTCGATGGCGCTCCTCTCCATGGCGCTCCAGGAGCGCGGGGTGCCGGCCATCAGCTTCACCGGGAGCCAGTCCGGGATCCTCACCACCGCCGACCACGCCAGCGCCCGGGTGCTCGAGGTGCGGCCGTTCCGGGTGGAGCAGGCGCTCGCGCAGGGCAAGGTGGTCATCGTGGCCGGCTTCCAGGGCGTGTCGCGCGAGACCAAGGAGGTGACCACCCTCGGGCGCGGCGGCTCGGACACCACCGCGGTGGCGCTCGCGGCGGCGCTCTCGGCCGACTGCGAGATCTACTCCGACGTGGCCGGCGTCTACTCGGCCGACCCGCGGGTGGTGCCCGAGGCGCGGCGGCTCGAGCGGCTCGGCTACGAGGAGATGCAGGAGCTCGCCGCGGCCGGCGCGAAGGTGCTGAACGCGCAGGCGGTGGAGTTCGCCAAGGAGAAGGGGATCGCCATCCACGCCCGCTCCACCTTCGGCGGGCCGGAGGAGACGGTGGTCGGCCCGGGCGCCTCGGCCGAGCGGATCGCCGGCGTCGCCTCCCAGGCCGACCTCGCCCTCGTGAGCCTCCCGCCGGCGCGGATGCCGCAGGCGCTGGCGCTGCTGGAGCGGCACGGCGCCGTCGCCGCCGAGGTGCACCTCCAGCGGGACCGGGCCCTCCTGGCGCTCTCGAAGGAGAACGTGCACGGGTTCCAGGCGCTCGCCGACGAGCTCGCGCGCGAGCTGCCCGAGGCGCGGCTCGACGCCGAGGGGCTCGGCGCGGTGTCGGTGGTCGGCACCGGGCTCGGCGGGAGCCACCGGGTGCTGCGGGAGGTGGCGAACGCGCTCGCCGAGCTCAAGGCCGCCCCCCGCGCGCTCGTCGCCACGCCCCTGCGCGTGACCGCCTGGTGCGACGCCGCGGCGCTGCCGGTGCTCGTGCGCGGGCTGCACGTGCGGCTCATCGGCTAG
- the groES gene encoding co-chaperone GroES — MKIRPLQDRVIVKRVEEEEKTKGGIIIPDSAKEKPIEGKVIAVGNGKVLEDGKVRPLDIKAGDRVLFSKYAGTEIKIDGEEHLMMREEDILGVIEK; from the coding sequence ATGAAGATCCGGCCGCTGCAGGACCGCGTCATCGTGAAGCGGGTCGAGGAGGAGGAGAAGACCAAGGGCGGGATCATCATCCCCGACTCGGCCAAGGAGAAGCCGATCGAGGGCAAGGTGATCGCCGTCGGCAACGGCAAGGTGCTCGAGGACGGCAAGGTCCGCCCGCTCGACATCAAGGCCGGCGACCGCGTCCTCTTCTCCAAGTACGCCGGCACCGAGATCAAGATCGACGGCGAGGAGCACCTCATGATGCGCGAGGAGGACATCCTCGGCGTCATCGAGAAGTAA